One Brevibacterium spongiae DNA segment encodes these proteins:
- a CDS encoding sensor histidine kinase — protein MTPRPARRPLAHALLWTGIAVVIGVLLLFIVVGIEWPDVDSAEARDDALFFEFLVHIVFGLVAFVCLPIVLFFDGRRVPRKQLRPKVLAAEKLREFLTVTGHGGEEFLAADGSVESLQRRSGGWIPVTVGLIGILLGTVSVLGAVAASFMLVSLSARRSWALDFVGLAATLAGFSATFVLTPRAAGAFDLPLFVVGGTLYAVIVIIGVIRGAREQGFIDSAAQNLLRERSRQDRAIAEVRRGIARDMHDSLSHHLSVIAMYSGALSVRKDLDPDEVRDSARLIADAARRSGIELREVLTMLRSDDQGTVIDPDIDRLVAGRGDTAELRYLDPVDAAVLRRCGALEQTTIYRFVQEAITNAVKHAPGQKVTIKVGFDEADGHLVLTASNPHTGLAPAFRAGAQQLVTGSGLGLLGLRERMEAMGGDLTVTTSPEFTLRARIPVDPAVFAAPEPADEAGANAPGADAAGAGGTSPTGEQEERS, from the coding sequence GTGACACCACGCCCCGCCCGCCGCCCCCTCGCGCATGCCCTGCTCTGGACAGGCATCGCTGTCGTCATCGGTGTGCTCCTGCTGTTCATCGTCGTCGGCATCGAATGGCCGGACGTTGACAGCGCAGAGGCCCGCGATGACGCGCTCTTCTTCGAGTTCCTCGTCCATATCGTCTTCGGTCTCGTCGCCTTCGTCTGCCTGCCCATCGTCCTGTTCTTCGATGGGCGACGGGTTCCGCGCAAGCAGCTGCGCCCGAAGGTCCTCGCCGCAGAGAAGCTGCGCGAGTTCCTCACCGTCACCGGTCACGGGGGTGAGGAATTCCTCGCCGCCGACGGGTCCGTCGAATCACTCCAACGCCGCTCCGGCGGCTGGATTCCCGTCACCGTCGGACTCATCGGGATCCTGCTCGGCACGGTCAGCGTCCTCGGTGCCGTGGCTGCGTCCTTCATGCTCGTCTCGCTGTCGGCCCGCCGCAGCTGGGCCCTCGACTTCGTCGGTCTCGCCGCCACATTGGCCGGCTTCTCAGCGACCTTCGTCCTCACCCCGCGAGCGGCCGGTGCCTTCGACCTTCCCTTGTTCGTCGTCGGCGGGACGCTCTACGCCGTCATCGTCATCATCGGCGTCATCCGCGGCGCCCGCGAACAGGGCTTCATCGACTCCGCCGCCCAGAACCTGCTTCGGGAACGCTCCCGCCAGGATCGTGCCATCGCCGAGGTGCGCCGCGGCATCGCCCGCGACATGCACGATTCGCTGTCCCACCACCTGTCCGTCATCGCCATGTACTCCGGCGCCCTGTCCGTGCGCAAGGACCTCGACCCCGACGAGGTGCGCGACAGCGCGCGCCTCATCGCCGATGCCGCCCGCCGTTCCGGCATCGAACTCCGTGAGGTGCTCACCATGCTGCGCAGCGACGATCAGGGAACGGTCATCGACCCCGATATCGACCGCCTCGTCGCCGGCCGCGGGGACACTGCCGAGCTGCGCTACCTCGACCCCGTCGACGCTGCGGTGCTGCGGCGGTGCGGTGCGCTCGAGCAGACGACGATCTACAGGTTCGTCCAGGAGGCGATCACGAACGCCGTCAAACACGCCCCCGGCCAGAAGGTGACGATCAAGGTCGGCTTCGATGAGGCCGACGGTCACCTCGTGCTCACAGCAAGCAATCCGCACACGGGCCTGGCCCCGGCCTTCCGCGCCGGAGCACAGCAGCTCGTCACTGGGTCCGGACTAGGACTGCTCGGACTTCGGGAGAGAATGGAGGCCATGGGCGGAGACCTCACAGTGACGACGTCACCGGAATTCACCCTCCGCGCCCGCATCCCCGTCGATCCGGCCGTGTTCGCCGCACCCGAACCTGCCGACGAGGCTGGTGCCAATGCGCCGGGTGCTGACGCAGCAGGTGCGGGCGGGACTTCACCAACCGGCGAACAGGAGGAGAGATCGTGA
- a CDS encoding response regulator: protein MTIRVIIADDESLMRSGLKLLLGAADDIEVIAEAADGSEAIDFARRLSPDLVLMDIRMPRVDGLEAAQTLLSDPDHPQVLMLTAFGTDDFIHRALQSGAAGYILKDTPPEELINAVRAAADGTRTLSATALATLLTSRPATSASGADPLASLSTREREIAEAVAQGMTNAQVARSLFVSTATVKTHLARIFDKLEVTSRVQLALLVNESR from the coding sequence GTGACGATCCGAGTCATCATCGCCGACGACGAATCGCTCATGCGGTCGGGACTCAAGCTCCTCCTCGGTGCAGCGGATGATATCGAGGTCATCGCCGAGGCGGCCGACGGTTCCGAGGCCATCGACTTCGCCCGTCGGCTGAGCCCCGATCTCGTCCTCATGGACATCCGCATGCCCCGCGTCGACGGACTCGAGGCCGCGCAGACGCTGCTGTCCGACCCGGACCACCCGCAGGTGCTCATGCTCACGGCCTTCGGCACCGATGATTTCATCCACCGCGCCCTGCAGTCCGGAGCTGCCGGGTACATCCTCAAGGACACACCGCCGGAAGAGCTCATCAATGCTGTGCGTGCGGCGGCCGACGGCACCCGGACCCTGTCGGCCACGGCATTGGCCACCTTGCTCACGTCCCGCCCGGCCACCTCGGCGTCGGGTGCGGATCCGCTCGCGTCCCTGTCGACGCGGGAGCGGGAGATCGCCGAGGCGGTCGCGCAGGGAATGACGAACGCGCAGGTGGCCAGGTCGCTGTTCGTCTCGACGGCGACCGTGAAGACCCATCTTGCACGCATCTTCGACAAACTCGAGGTCACCTCACGGGTGCAGCTGGCGCTGCTGGTCAACGAGAGCCGGTGA
- a CDS encoding response regulator, whose translation MPGIEDAKDGDGGAASASVPPPSATTIRVAIVDDQAMVRQGFGALLDAQTDMQVVGSADDGSAVIDLVRRTDPEVILMDIRMPNLNGLDATRAIFNMPGVHPRVIMLTTFDADEYVFSALRAGASGFLLKDATAEDLITAVRVVAGGESLLAPSVTRRLIAEYVAGPTVAKDTAVLGQLTDREIDVMTLVAKGHANAEVAEQLYLAEQTVKTHVSRILAKLGLRDRTQIVVAAYESGLVVAGS comes from the coding sequence ATGCCGGGAATTGAGGATGCGAAGGACGGGGACGGGGGAGCCGCCTCGGCGAGTGTGCCCCCACCGTCGGCGACGACGATCCGGGTGGCGATCGTCGACGATCAGGCGATGGTCCGGCAGGGTTTCGGGGCGCTGTTGGACGCGCAGACGGACATGCAGGTCGTCGGCAGCGCCGATGACGGATCGGCCGTCATCGACCTCGTCCGCCGCACGGATCCCGAGGTCATCCTCATGGACATCCGGATGCCGAACCTCAACGGCCTCGACGCCACCCGCGCGATCTTCAACATGCCCGGGGTCCACCCGCGCGTCATCATGCTCACGACCTTCGACGCCGACGAATACGTGTTCTCAGCCCTGCGTGCCGGGGCCAGCGGGTTCCTCCTCAAGGACGCCACCGCCGAAGATCTCATCACCGCCGTGCGCGTCGTCGCCGGCGGGGAGTCGCTGCTCGCGCCCTCGGTGACCAGGCGGCTCATCGCCGAATACGTCGCCGGACCCACCGTGGCCAAGGACACCGCGGTGCTCGGGCAGCTGACCGACCGTGAGATCGACGTGATGACCTTGGTCGCGAAAGGCCATGCCAACGCCGAGGTGGCCGAACAGCTCTACCTCGCCGAGCAGACAGTGAAGACCCACGTCTCCCGGATCCTTGCGAAGCTGGGGCTGCGCGACCGCACCCAGATCGTCGTCGCCGCCTACGAGTCCGGGCTGGTTGTCGCGGGGAGCTGA
- a CDS encoding NAD(P)H-dependent flavin oxidoreductase — MTIAFEKTTLPIIGAPMAGGTTTPELTEAVARAGGFPFVAGGYLTAEALASLVERMRETTDVFGVNLFAPNPAPIDHEAFADFVTALEPAAAERGVTLNPEPVDDDDHFDAKLDWLIDHPVPVVSMTFNLPTAEAVDRLHAVGSQIIATVTSVPEARVAAERGVDGLIVQGPRAGGHSGTADPTRTIDDRATVDLVRDILAEVDLPVAAGGGVDGEAMVAELIDAGASAVVVGTLLLRSDEAGTSATYRAALASEEFSETQLTRAFTGRPARALVNDFVRRFDPVAVDAYPAVHHLTKEFRAAAKKADDPHGLHLWAGTGYRGAREGSAETIVKDLGAGFARD; from the coding sequence GTGACGATCGCCTTCGAGAAGACCACCCTGCCGATCATCGGCGCTCCCATGGCCGGTGGGACGACGACGCCGGAACTCACCGAGGCGGTCGCCCGGGCCGGCGGTTTCCCCTTCGTCGCCGGCGGGTACCTCACGGCCGAGGCCCTGGCCTCGCTGGTCGAGCGGATGCGGGAGACCACCGACGTCTTCGGAGTCAATCTCTTCGCCCCGAACCCTGCCCCCATCGACCACGAGGCCTTCGCCGACTTCGTCACCGCACTCGAACCGGCAGCTGCCGAACGCGGAGTCACGCTCAACCCCGAACCTGTCGACGACGATGACCATTTCGACGCCAAACTCGATTGGCTCATCGACCATCCGGTGCCCGTGGTCTCGATGACCTTCAACCTGCCCACCGCCGAGGCGGTCGATCGTCTCCATGCCGTCGGCAGTCAGATCATCGCCACCGTCACCTCGGTGCCGGAGGCCCGCGTGGCCGCCGAACGCGGAGTCGACGGGCTCATCGTCCAGGGCCCGCGCGCCGGCGGGCATTCGGGCACCGCCGATCCGACGCGGACGATCGATGACCGTGCCACCGTCGATCTCGTCCGCGACATCCTCGCCGAGGTGGACCTGCCCGTGGCAGCGGGAGGCGGAGTCGATGGTGAGGCCATGGTCGCCGAGCTCATCGACGCCGGGGCGAGCGCCGTCGTCGTCGGCACGCTGCTGCTGCGCTCCGATGAGGCGGGCACCTCGGCCACGTACCGTGCCGCTCTGGCCTCCGAGGAGTTCTCCGAAACCCAGCTGACACGCGCATTCACCGGTCGGCCGGCGCGGGCTCTGGTCAATGACTTCGTGCGCCGCTTCGATCCGGTGGCCGTCGACGCCTATCCGGCGGTGCACCACCTGACGAAGGAGTTCCGGGCCGCAGCGAAGAAGGCCGATGATCCACACGGTCTGCATCTCTGGGCCGGAACCGGCTACCGGGGAGCGCGCGAAGGCTCAGCCGAGACGATCGTCAAGGACCTCGGCGCCGGCTTCGCCCGGGACTGA
- a CDS encoding sensor histidine kinase: MNHSPTPAAPVSSTGAPRSGTPYAEEVPRPAEPQPFSQPDGPPPRTPWARERSWWGRLWHNLGRDAVLVAPSLLISLIAFPVLITLFSVSIATVIVWVGLLLLPLTLTVARAFGNLSRARARAWGAPITEAEHRPRRSGLRWWLAPLSDARAWLDLLFEAVFALPIRILTFSVVAAWFFGGLGGITHFFWGAFVPDGGGNTVDWVVAWVTNSPVTDLGFSAEATFQFIVGIILLLTFPFILHAMALLEIVSIRAALSHDFEGAGAAQNPGDRRNAPTAAVSAAKTQAQSSGAPAVPSATPETSPNPSRFRVIAGGEGWFWLISVFVGAVLVAISWPVTTVLYDVPTVFAMLIALAQSAALVLAVRWPIPAIGLGLAAQIVSILLTVDISGEVRPFTVTSLLALVFLHLIIGLRHRWIHLVALWSASAVIGVLALLLPHAGGLPGAMSNVIATAAIAAGIGIIGVIGNLLIQGRRQLETERELSAAELAKRQELEERNRIAQELHDVVAHSMSVISVQATTAKYRLPGLDERSLGEFDSMASSARQALTEMRGLLAILRGGRDADLAPQPTVEDIPALVDVTRGSGAVVELDLPDGSLDLPPTTSLTAFRVVQESLSNALRHAPGAPVAVTVTVIGTRLEITVLNGEPDGEAPAGGQHHLGGGFGLKGMRDRVEALGGNLQVGPTERRGFEVRASLPME; the protein is encoded by the coding sequence ATGAACCACTCCCCCACACCCGCAGCTCCCGTCTCTTCGACCGGTGCGCCCCGGTCCGGAACCCCGTACGCTGAAGAGGTGCCCCGCCCAGCAGAGCCACAGCCGTTCAGCCAGCCCGACGGTCCGCCACCGCGGACCCCTTGGGCCCGGGAACGGTCCTGGTGGGGCCGGTTGTGGCACAACCTCGGCCGGGATGCCGTTCTGGTCGCGCCGAGCCTGCTCATCTCCCTCATCGCGTTCCCGGTGCTCATCACCCTGTTCTCCGTCTCGATCGCCACGGTCATCGTCTGGGTCGGTCTGCTCCTCCTGCCGCTGACTCTCACCGTCGCCCGTGCATTCGGCAACCTCTCCCGGGCTCGTGCCCGCGCCTGGGGTGCTCCCATCACCGAGGCGGAGCATCGTCCCCGCAGAAGTGGCCTCCGCTGGTGGTTGGCTCCGCTGTCCGATGCCCGTGCGTGGTTGGACCTGCTCTTCGAAGCCGTGTTCGCCCTGCCGATCCGGATCCTCACGTTCTCCGTGGTTGCCGCGTGGTTCTTCGGCGGGCTGGGCGGGATCACGCACTTCTTCTGGGGCGCGTTCGTCCCGGATGGAGGCGGAAACACCGTCGACTGGGTTGTCGCCTGGGTGACGAACTCCCCGGTCACGGATCTCGGGTTCTCCGCCGAGGCGACCTTCCAGTTCATCGTCGGGATCATCCTGCTTCTCACTTTCCCCTTCATCCTCCATGCCATGGCACTGCTCGAGATCGTTTCGATCCGTGCTGCCCTGTCCCACGATTTCGAGGGAGCAGGTGCTGCGCAGAACCCGGGCGATCGTCGGAACGCTCCGACCGCCGCGGTTTCGGCAGCGAAGACGCAGGCCCAGTCGTCCGGTGCGCCCGCCGTGCCGTCAGCGACTCCCGAAACGTCACCGAATCCGTCGAGGTTCCGGGTGATCGCCGGCGGTGAGGGGTGGTTCTGGCTGATCTCCGTGTTCGTCGGAGCCGTGCTCGTGGCCATCTCGTGGCCGGTGACGACGGTTCTCTACGACGTTCCGACGGTCTTCGCAATGCTCATTGCGCTGGCTCAGAGCGCCGCCCTCGTCCTTGCCGTGCGGTGGCCGATCCCGGCGATCGGCCTCGGCCTCGCAGCTCAGATCGTGAGCATACTGCTCACCGTGGACATCTCGGGGGAAGTGCGACCGTTCACCGTCACCTCGCTGCTGGCGCTGGTGTTCCTCCACCTCATCATCGGTCTGCGTCACCGCTGGATCCACCTCGTGGCGCTGTGGTCGGCAAGTGCGGTCATCGGCGTTCTCGCCCTTCTCCTGCCGCATGCCGGCGGGTTGCCCGGGGCCATGTCGAATGTCATCGCCACTGCGGCCATCGCCGCCGGCATCGGGATCATCGGCGTCATCGGCAACCTCCTCATCCAAGGCCGCCGGCAGCTCGAGACCGAACGTGAGCTCAGCGCCGCGGAGCTGGCGAAACGGCAGGAGCTCGAGGAGCGCAACCGGATCGCTCAGGAACTCCATGATGTCGTCGCCCACAGCATGTCGGTCATCAGCGTGCAGGCCACGACGGCAAAGTATCGTCTGCCCGGACTCGATGAGCGCAGCCTCGGCGAATTCGATTCGATGGCCTCATCGGCCAGACAGGCACTGACCGAGATGCGCGGACTGCTTGCGATCCTCCGCGGTGGACGGGATGCCGACCTGGCTCCCCAGCCGACTGTCGAGGACATTCCAGCACTCGTCGACGTCACTCGCGGTTCCGGTGCCGTCGTCGAGCTCGACTTACCCGACGGTTCCCTCGACCTGCCGCCGACGACGAGTCTCACGGCCTTCCGGGTTGTGCAGGAGAGCCTGTCGAATGCGCTGCGGCATGCGCCCGGTGCCCCGGTGGCGGTCACCGTCACGGTCATCGGGACCCGGCTCGAGATCACCGTCCTCAACGGGGAACCCGACGGCGAGGCGCCTGCGGGTGGGCAGCACCACCTCGGCGGGGGATTCGGGCTCAAGGGGATGCGCGATCGCGTCGAGGCCTTGGGCGGGAACCTGCAGGTGGGTCCGACGGAGCGCCGAGGTTTCGAGGTCAGGGCGTCGCTGCCGATGGAGTGA
- a CDS encoding SRPBCC domain-containing protein: MTAHVSRTRHLDPELDLTIQRVIRAPKQALWNAWTTPDQLAQWWIPAPLKLRVDALELAPGGAFVTRMSEDGTEWHPHVDAVFLVIEEGSRLVFTNGVSSSWHPALPDPVAMTTEIILGDHPEGTDYQAVVRHGSPEQRARHEELGFFDGWGTVTDQLAAAVE, from the coding sequence ATGACCGCACATGTCTCACGCACCCGCCACCTTGACCCAGAGCTCGACCTCACTATCCAGCGCGTCATCCGCGCGCCGAAGCAGGCGCTCTGGAATGCCTGGACGACACCGGACCAACTCGCGCAATGGTGGATTCCGGCACCGCTGAAACTGCGTGTCGACGCCCTCGAACTCGCTCCCGGCGGCGCCTTCGTCACCCGGATGAGCGAAGACGGGACCGAGTGGCACCCGCATGTCGACGCAGTGTTTCTCGTCATCGAGGAGGGCAGCCGACTCGTGTTCACGAATGGGGTGAGCAGCTCGTGGCACCCGGCTCTGCCGGATCCCGTGGCCATGACCACGGAGATCATCCTCGGCGACCATCCCGAGGGCACCGACTACCAGGCCGTCGTCCGGCACGGCAGCCCCGAACAGCGTGCCCGGCACGAGGAGCTCGGCTTCTTCGACGGGTGGGGAACTGTCACCGACCAGCTGGCCGCCGCAGTGGAATGA
- a CDS encoding UPF0158 family protein — protein MAKTWLSIDVELLSGRGNTLWPRPGRSFLVGPSHTFADLAGAINTAFARWDLAHLSVFTLADGRTITDEESAEEFAASEFGPLQETLDFTRVKVTRTVKPGDEFRFTFDLGDDWTHKCVVAASKVDPVAMFGETPRRLVAHWGWGAMPDQYGRRWPNDDGTEATPPEPKTVEPMAGRFWPDDAERPFVDARDLRAATAARDVDRLVAALLGRQIDEALQLSGAGLSMALDRDRDKVETMALSVVNRLTFRGFPGDSELSAALLAKLRNEPAPGRDLDVDIEMLSMVHEGSFDESDGGYIDLETGDVIDAMVVDYGDADIDVSEDPDRWARFDRAETRDAWKDMEAFVSGLRDPEIRDRGLMAIEGTGAFRRFRRFTDDHDLGDRWMQFSDDRKYGRARLILAENGIRVV, from the coding sequence ATGGCGAAGACATGGCTGTCCATCGATGTCGAACTGCTCAGCGGACGAGGCAACACACTGTGGCCGCGTCCGGGCCGGTCCTTCTTGGTCGGGCCCTCACACACATTCGCCGATCTTGCCGGCGCCATCAACACGGCCTTCGCCCGTTGGGATCTCGCGCACCTCTCGGTCTTCACCCTGGCCGACGGGCGAACAATCACAGATGAGGAGAGCGCCGAGGAATTCGCCGCCTCGGAGTTCGGGCCGCTCCAGGAGACACTCGACTTCACGCGGGTGAAGGTGACGCGCACAGTGAAGCCCGGCGACGAATTCAGATTCACCTTCGACCTCGGCGACGACTGGACCCACAAGTGCGTGGTGGCGGCAAGCAAGGTCGATCCCGTCGCGATGTTCGGGGAAACACCTCGTCGCCTCGTCGCCCATTGGGGCTGGGGTGCGATGCCCGATCAATACGGCCGCCGGTGGCCCAACGATGACGGGACGGAAGCGACTCCACCCGAACCGAAGACCGTCGAGCCGATGGCGGGCAGGTTCTGGCCCGACGATGCTGAGCGTCCGTTCGTCGACGCCAGAGACCTTCGGGCCGCCACCGCAGCGAGAGACGTCGACCGCCTTGTCGCAGCGCTGCTCGGCAGACAGATCGACGAGGCGCTCCAACTGTCGGGCGCGGGCCTGTCCATGGCGCTCGACAGAGACCGGGACAAGGTGGAGACGATGGCGCTGTCTGTCGTGAATCGACTGACCTTCCGCGGTTTCCCCGGTGACAGCGAACTCTCCGCCGCGCTGCTGGCCAAGCTGCGGAACGAACCGGCTCCCGGTCGCGACCTGGATGTCGATATCGAAATGCTCTCCATGGTTCACGAAGGGTCGTTCGATGAGTCGGACGGAGGCTATATCGACCTTGAGACCGGCGATGTCATCGACGCCATGGTGGTGGACTACGGCGATGCGGACATCGACGTCAGCGAGGACCCGGACCGGTGGGCGAGGTTCGACCGAGCCGAAACCAGGGATGCCTGGAAAGACATGGAGGCCTTCGTCTCAGGACTGCGCGATCCGGAGATCCGCGATCGCGGACTGATGGCGATCGAAGGCACCGGAGCCTTTCGACGCTTCCGGCGATTCACCGACGACCACGACCTCGGCGACCGGTGGATGCAGTTCTCCGACGACCGGAAATACGGACGCGCACGGCTGATCCTCGCCGAGAACGGGATCAGAGTCGTGTGA
- a CDS encoding acyltransferase family protein, which yields MTVTLTDSLPPDDHRERVEPRRISAGPRHREQAQPRRTSAKPTHPAAKPRRDPALDLVRFGCLVVVVVLHSMMSAAVLGPDGTVVPTVALSDTAGFAAASWLFQIMPLFFIIGGCAGIIGWRRTRAQGGTWADHLRARLRRLIVPVTVLIALAGLGLSVAGELGVPSALLTEASHRIGQPLWFLAVYIGLTALVPVAVHFHETAPRRSLALLAGAVIVVDGLIAVTGVSGLGYLNFLFVWPLVQQLGFFYADALSRPVRRPLVWSVLVAALLTLIGLVAAGVYSPNMLVNLNPPTGALVLLGVVQMCAMRLIHARLNRMLTEASDTATEAAPEPRALRAQIWRRVIDWGNQYGMQVYLWHMSVVIVLIGGLGALAQVVSGMSGLSEYVLPEIGSGWWWASRLPWLLVVMGISALVAVLTERIPFPSERRLASVGRRIGGLFREMRGNAGAIGADEGAGDAGADDRTGDAGSGDRTGPSPQLRAVAAVGAATAGVAIALLIGIAPLIWTVLASTLLLGSLIIAAALDSGAVTDSGATTSPGATTDAGATTASSGEPAPGAEFIPAELIPLRRPAGR from the coding sequence ATGACTGTCACACTCACCGATTCGCTGCCACCCGATGATCACCGCGAAAGGGTCGAGCCCCGTCGTATCTCGGCTGGGCCCCGCCACCGCGAACAGGCCCAGCCCCGCCGGACCTCGGCCAAGCCCACTCACCCCGCGGCCAAGCCCCGTCGAGACCCTGCCCTCGATCTCGTTCGCTTCGGCTGCCTCGTCGTCGTGGTCGTCCTCCACTCGATGATGAGCGCCGCGGTGCTCGGCCCCGATGGCACAGTGGTGCCGACCGTTGCGCTCTCGGACACCGCGGGATTCGCCGCCGCATCCTGGCTCTTCCAGATCATGCCCCTGTTCTTCATCATCGGCGGCTGCGCAGGCATCATCGGCTGGCGCCGCACCCGCGCACAGGGAGGCACATGGGCCGATCACCTGCGCGCTCGCCTGCGCCGACTCATCGTCCCAGTCACCGTGCTCATCGCCCTCGCCGGTCTCGGACTGTCCGTGGCAGGCGAGCTCGGCGTCCCCTCCGCCCTGCTCACCGAAGCCAGCCATCGCATCGGCCAGCCGCTGTGGTTCCTCGCCGTCTATATCGGCCTCACCGCCCTCGTGCCCGTGGCCGTGCATTTCCATGAAACCGCGCCGAGGCGATCCCTGGCCCTCCTCGCCGGTGCCGTCATCGTCGTCGACGGCTTGATTGCGGTCACGGGCGTCTCCGGGCTCGGCTACCTGAACTTCCTGTTCGTGTGGCCGTTGGTCCAGCAGCTCGGGTTCTTCTACGCGGATGCGCTGTCCCGCCCCGTGCGCAGGCCCCTTGTCTGGTCTGTGCTGGTGGCCGCGTTGCTGACCCTGATCGGGCTCGTCGCCGCAGGGGTCTACAGCCCGAACATGCTCGTCAATCTCAATCCGCCCACCGGAGCCCTCGTGCTGCTCGGGGTGGTGCAGATGTGCGCGATGCGGCTCATCCATGCCCGACTGAATCGGATGCTGACCGAAGCGTCCGATACCGCCACCGAGGCGGCGCCTGAGCCTCGTGCTCTCCGTGCGCAGATCTGGCGCCGAGTCATCGATTGGGGCAATCAGTATGGGATGCAGGTCTATCTCTGGCACATGAGTGTGGTCATCGTCCTCATCGGCGGCCTCGGCGCCCTGGCGCAGGTAGTGTCCGGGATGTCCGGGCTGAGCGAATACGTTCTGCCTGAGATCGGTTCAGGATGGTGGTGGGCATCGAGACTGCCGTGGTTGCTCGTCGTCATGGGGATCTCGGCGCTGGTCGCCGTGCTCACGGAGCGGATCCCGTTCCCCTCCGAACGACGGTTGGCATCGGTGGGTCGGAGGATCGGCGGACTCTTCCGCGAGATGAGAGGAAACGCAGGAGCTATAGGTGCCGACGAGGGGGCTGGCGACGCAGGTGCCGACGACCGGACTGGCGATGCAGGCTCCGGAGACCGGACGGGCCCGTCTCCTCAGCTCAGAGCCGTCGCAGCTGTCGGTGCCGCGACCGCCGGCGTCGCCATCGCGCTCCTCATCGGCATCGCACCACTGATCTGGACGGTGCTCGCCTCGACACTGCTGCTGGGTTCGCTCATCATCGCAGCCGCGCTCGATTCGGGGGCTGTCACCGATTCGGGAGCCACAACCAGCCCGGGAGCCACAACCGACGCGGGTGCCACCACCGCCTCAAGCGGCGAACCTGCCCCAGGAGCTGAGTTCATTCCAGCAGAGCTCATTCCACTGCGGCGGCCAGCTGGTCGGTGA
- a CDS encoding ArsR/SmtB family transcription factor, translating into MVKYSDELDAMFSALADPTRRSVIARLGAGPASVGELARPLSISLPSFMKHVRSLESCGLIRTEKSGRVRTCVLNHDRLGLLSSWLEEQRRIWEDSTDRLERFVTTGSAQPAHPKEES; encoded by the coding sequence ATGGTTAAGTATTCGGATGAGCTCGACGCGATGTTCTCGGCCCTGGCGGATCCCACCCGGCGCAGCGTGATCGCTCGCCTCGGCGCCGGTCCGGCCAGTGTCGGGGAGCTCGCTCGACCGCTGTCGATCTCGCTTCCCTCATTCATGAAGCACGTACGCAGTCTGGAGTCGTGCGGCCTGATCAGAACCGAGAAATCCGGACGGGTGCGCACCTGCGTGCTCAACCATGACCGTTTGGGACTGCTGTCCTCCTGGCTGGAAGAGCAGCGTCGCATCTGGGAAGACAGCACGGATCGTCTCGAACGGTTCGTCACCACTGGCTCTGCCCAACCAGCCCATCCGAAAGAGGAATCATGA
- a CDS encoding CPBP family intramembrane glutamic endopeptidase — protein MPASGRPPRRNHQPPRRYHRQFAAQPGNRWFKPLLVAALTAVFYLIALIAQFAGFFVWALIAIGADGDFDTWVDTLVDFNTVTGVLFGLISVILMWPAAELATYCIYRRWFSSMISLGRGMRWRRLGRYLLFGTAVWVVCAIVMVLFSDGAMSDLTSGIVWNQHVLAMLIAFVLLVPFQATAEEIVFRGLAMNVIGAWLRHPAWAVLIPVPFFVFGHIYDLPGLIDVGIFAVIVGTLTVITGGLEAGIAFHIVNNLFAFALGVLAGADLNATSSPTAEVVMSIAAPIVFAVIVVFDHRRRGGASSRMDELSLHRGGPADSEPSRPRGDGSVYAGAGAHSEVSADTEGRTSF, from the coding sequence ATGCCCGCTTCCGGCCGGCCGCCTCGGCGGAATCATCAGCCGCCTCGGCGCTATCACCGCCAGTTCGCCGCGCAGCCGGGCAACCGGTGGTTCAAACCGCTCCTCGTCGCCGCCCTGACCGCGGTGTTCTACCTCATCGCGCTCATCGCCCAGTTCGCGGGATTCTTCGTCTGGGCCCTGATCGCGATCGGCGCCGATGGCGACTTCGACACCTGGGTCGATACGCTCGTCGACTTCAACACGGTCACCGGGGTCCTCTTCGGACTCATCAGCGTCATCCTCATGTGGCCGGCCGCCGAGCTCGCCACCTACTGCATCTACCGCCGCTGGTTCTCCTCGATGATCTCACTTGGCCGCGGCATGCGGTGGCGCCGACTCGGTCGGTATCTGTTGTTCGGCACGGCCGTGTGGGTGGTCTGCGCGATCGTCATGGTCCTCTTCTCCGATGGGGCGATGAGCGATCTGACCTCGGGAATCGTGTGGAACCAGCACGTGCTCGCGATGCTCATCGCCTTCGTCCTCCTCGTCCCATTCCAGGCGACTGCCGAGGAGATCGTCTTCCGCGGCCTGGCCATGAACGTCATCGGCGCCTGGCTGCGCCACCCTGCGTGGGCAGTGCTCATCCCTGTGCCGTTCTTCGTCTTCGGCCACATCTACGACCTGCCCGGACTCATCGACGTCGGCATCTTCGCCGTCATCGTCGGAACGCTGACGGTCATCACGGGCGGACTCGAGGCCGGGATCGCGTTCCACATCGTCAACAACCTCTTCGCCTTTGCCCTCGGAGTGCTCGCCGGAGCCGATCTCAACGCGACGAGCTCGCCGACGGCCGAGGTCGTCATGTCGATCGCTGCGCCGATCGTCTTCGCCGTCATCGTCGTCTTCGACCACCGTCGCCGAGGTGGGGCATCGTCTCGCATGGACGAACTTTCCCTTCACCGAGGCGGCCCGGCCGACAGTGAACCCTCACGTCCCCGCGGGGACGGGTCCGTTTATGCGGGAGCCGGCGCGCACAGTGAGGTCAGTGCCGACACCGAGGGGAGAACGAGCTTCTGA